In one Haloplanus salinus genomic region, the following are encoded:
- the cofH gene encoding 7,8-didemethyl-8-hydroxy-5-deazariboflavin synthase subunit CofH yields the protein MSDADAAVGDLDFEYVPETDQPFENALAKARDGHRLTVDDAVELLTTGTERAGIDPVRKERVLEAADHRRADVVGDDVTFVVNLNNNVTTACDTGCLFCNFKDRASAFEVDAPDDHGGFTKTPAESRRAVADAVELGISEVCSVSGLHPAFALDADHRELLESAADPGRLNYRPPDAYATSPGTYAEQIRAMSVDGVHVHSVTPEEAYHARRGTDRSYEAVYRRLRKAGLDSAPGTAAEILVDEVRDVICPGKMDTAEWLDAMEGAMAAGLPVTATIMYGHVENEMHRAMHLKRVRDLQDRTGGITEFVPLSFVHQRTPLADRGLVSGGATDAEDELMIAVSRLFLDNIENLQTSWVKFGDEKSLKTLSCGANDFMGTLLSEEITKRAGGDYGEFRSVADYVDMVSAIGRRPVERSTDYERRRPIDPDDDPHGPRLGPRADGTPMLDRSCPSSPAADD from the coding sequence ATGAGTGACGCCGACGCGGCGGTCGGGGACCTCGATTTCGAATACGTCCCCGAAACCGACCAGCCGTTCGAGAATGCGCTCGCGAAGGCGCGTGACGGCCACCGCCTCACCGTCGACGACGCGGTCGAACTCCTGACGACCGGCACGGAGCGGGCGGGGATCGACCCCGTCCGGAAGGAACGGGTACTGGAGGCAGCCGACCACCGCCGTGCGGACGTCGTCGGCGACGACGTGACGTTCGTCGTCAACCTCAACAACAACGTCACGACCGCCTGCGACACGGGCTGTCTGTTCTGTAACTTCAAGGACCGCGCGTCGGCGTTCGAAGTCGACGCCCCCGACGACCACGGCGGGTTCACCAAGACGCCGGCCGAGTCGCGCCGAGCGGTCGCCGACGCCGTCGAACTGGGCATCTCCGAGGTGTGTTCGGTGAGCGGTCTCCACCCCGCGTTCGCCCTCGACGCCGACCACCGCGAACTGCTCGAATCGGCCGCCGACCCCGGCCGCCTGAACTACCGTCCGCCCGACGCCTACGCCACCTCGCCGGGAACCTACGCCGAACAGATCCGCGCCATGTCCGTCGACGGCGTCCACGTCCACTCCGTGACGCCCGAGGAGGCCTACCACGCCCGCCGCGGCACCGACCGGTCTTACGAGGCGGTGTACCGACGCCTGCGGAAGGCGGGCCTCGACAGCGCGCCTGGCACCGCAGCGGAGATTCTGGTCGACGAGGTGCGCGACGTGATCTGTCCGGGGAAGATGGACACGGCGGAGTGGCTCGACGCCATGGAGGGGGCGATGGCCGCCGGCCTTCCCGTCACCGCGACGATCATGTACGGCCACGTCGAAAACGAGATGCACCGCGCCATGCACCTGAAGCGGGTGCGTGACCTGCAGGACCGGACCGGCGGGATCACGGAGTTCGTCCCCCTCTCTTTCGTCCACCAGCGGACGCCGCTCGCCGACCGTGGCCTCGTCTCCGGCGGCGCCACCGACGCCGAGGACGAACTCATGATCGCCGTCTCCCGGCTCTTCCTCGACAACATCGAGAATCTCCAGACTTCCTGGGTGAAGTTCGGCGACGAGAAGTCGCTGAAGACCCTCTCCTGTGGTGCCAACGATTTCATGGGGACGCTCCTCTCCGAGGAGATAACCAAACGCGCCGGCGGCGACTACGGCGAGTTCCGTTCGGTCGCCGACTACGTCGACATGGTGTCCGCTATCGGTCGCCGGCCGGTCGAGCGGTCGACGGACTACGAGCGTCGGCGACCGATCGATCCCGACGACGACCCGCACGGCCCACGGCTCGGTCCTCGTGCCGACGGGACGCCGATGCTCGATCGGTCGTGTCCCTCCTCCCCCGCCGCGGACGACTGA
- a CDS encoding metal-dependent hydrolase has protein sequence MMATTHAAVGLLLAVPLAVLAPDLAVAGALAAIAGGVFPDLDLFAGVHRRTLHFPDYYWLGAIPALVAAALAPSAPTVAVAYFLLSAAIHSVSDAFGAGTEPRPWERTSVEAVYLHSRSRWLRPRYWVRYDGAPEDYLLTVLFMSPGLVLFDPPVGRVALTFIAVGGAYTLVRKRLPDLEERLL, from the coding sequence ATGATGGCGACCACCCACGCGGCGGTCGGGCTCTTGCTCGCGGTGCCGCTAGCCGTCCTCGCCCCCGACTTGGCCGTCGCCGGTGCGCTCGCCGCCATCGCCGGCGGCGTCTTTCCGGACCTCGACCTGTTCGCCGGCGTCCACCGCCGGACGCTTCACTTCCCTGACTACTACTGGCTAGGTGCGATCCCGGCCCTCGTCGCCGCCGCGCTCGCTCCCTCGGCTCCGACGGTCGCCGTCGCGTACTTCCTCCTTTCGGCCGCCATCCACTCCGTCAGCGACGCCTTCGGCGCCGGCACGGAACCCCGTCCGTGGGAGCGCACCTCCGTCGAGGCGGTCTACCTCCACTCCCGGAGTCGGTGGCTCCGCCCCCGCTACTGGGTGCGCTACGACGGCGCCCCCGAGGACTACCTGCTCACCGTCCTTTTCATGTCGCCGGGGCTGGTCCTGTTCGATCCGCCCGTCGGCCGCGTCGCTCTCACCTTCATCGCCGTCGGCGGCGCCTACACGCTCGTCCGCAAGCGCCTGCCGGATCTCGAAGAACGGTTACTGTAA
- the cofG gene encoding 7,8-didemethyl-8-hydroxy-5-deazariboflavin synthase subunit CofG produces MPRAPESDDERVAPGTLIDDDAADALLDVTPADVGSAAELTFARNVFLPLTTACRYTCTYCTFYDVPGEATLMSPETVREQLRVGADAGCTEVLFTFGDAPDERYTAVHDQLADWGYDDVLDYLYDACEMALDVGLLPHSNPGDLRREELERLAEVNASMGVMLETTADVSAHSGSRTKTPERRLGTIRAAGAAGVPFTTGILVGIGETRRDRAESLLAIRELHDRYDHVQEVIVQNVVPNERSDFERPSVETMRETTAMARAALPPEVSVQVPPNLSPTRELLDCGIDDLGGVSPVTDDYINPDYAWPALDELESIASEAGVPLRERLPTHERYLPDAFRRAGVEGAPGTWLRPMVRAALGADDEAGRRYRALQ; encoded by the coding sequence ATGCCACGGGCGCCGGAATCGGACGACGAACGGGTCGCCCCCGGGACGCTGATCGACGACGACGCGGCCGACGCCCTCCTCGACGTGACGCCCGCGGACGTGGGTTCGGCCGCCGAACTCACGTTCGCGCGGAACGTCTTCCTGCCGCTGACGACCGCCTGCCGGTACACCTGCACTTACTGTACGTTCTACGACGTCCCGGGCGAGGCGACGCTCATGTCACCCGAGACGGTCCGGGAGCAGTTACGGGTCGGCGCCGACGCCGGCTGTACCGAGGTGCTGTTCACCTTCGGCGACGCGCCGGACGAGCGCTACACGGCCGTCCACGACCAACTCGCCGACTGGGGGTACGACGACGTGCTCGACTACCTCTACGACGCCTGTGAGATGGCACTCGACGTCGGGTTGCTCCCACACAGCAACCCCGGCGACCTGCGGCGGGAGGAACTGGAACGGCTGGCCGAGGTCAACGCCAGCATGGGCGTGATGCTGGAGACGACGGCGGACGTGAGCGCACATTCGGGCAGCCGGACGAAGACGCCCGAGCGCCGACTGGGAACGATCCGGGCGGCGGGAGCGGCGGGCGTCCCCTTCACCACCGGGATTCTGGTGGGTATCGGCGAGACCCGCCGTGACCGCGCGGAGAGCCTGTTGGCCATCCGCGAACTCCACGACCGCTACGACCACGTTCAGGAGGTGATCGTCCAGAACGTCGTCCCGAACGAGCGCTCGGACTTCGAGCGCCCGAGCGTCGAGACGATGCGCGAGACGACGGCGATGGCGCGGGCCGCCCTCCCGCCGGAGGTGTCGGTACAGGTACCGCCGAACCTCTCGCCGACCCGCGAGTTGCTCGACTGCGGCATCGACGACTTGGGGGGCGTCTCGCCGGTGACGGACGACTACATCAACCCCGACTACGCGTGGCCGGCGCTGGACGAACTGGAGTCGATCGCGTCCGAGGCGGGCGTTCCCCTCCGGGAACGGCTCCCGACCCACGAGCGGTATCTCCCCGACGCGTTCCGGCGGGCGGGCGTCGAGGGGGCCCCGGGGACGTGGCTCCGGCCGATGGTCCGAGCGGCGCTCGGAGCCGACGACGAGGCGGGGCGGCGGTATCGCGCGTTACAGTAA
- the cofC gene encoding 2-phospho-L-lactate guanylyltransferase, with protein sequence MRILVPFEAVDPKTRLGEVLDADERDDVARAMLRDVIDACLDAGHDPEVVATAPVEVADAPVTVDDRPLSAAVNARLGGTTPLGVVVADLALATAGAVDRLVDAAADADVAVAPGRAGGTNGLVIDHRDFRVDFHGVSYRDHVAAARAVGADVAVVDSMRLSTDVDEPTDLAEVLLHGEGEAAAWLGKRFELDTGEGRVGIDRVG encoded by the coding sequence ATGCGCATTCTCGTCCCGTTCGAAGCGGTCGATCCGAAGACGCGTCTCGGCGAGGTACTCGATGCCGACGAACGCGACGACGTGGCGCGAGCGATGCTCCGTGACGTCATCGACGCCTGTCTCGACGCCGGCCACGACCCGGAAGTCGTGGCGACGGCGCCGGTCGAGGTGGCCGACGCGCCGGTGACCGTCGACGACCGACCGCTCTCCGCAGCCGTGAACGCCCGCCTCGGCGGGACGACGCCGCTCGGCGTCGTCGTCGCGGACCTCGCGCTCGCGACGGCTGGCGCCGTCGACCGCCTCGTCGACGCCGCGGCGGACGCCGACGTCGCCGTCGCACCCGGGCGAGCCGGGGGGACGAACGGGCTGGTGATCGACCACCGGGACTTCCGCGTCGACTTCCACGGGGTCTCTTACCGCGACCACGTCGCCGCCGCGCGCGCGGTCGGTGCGGACGTGGCGGTCGTCGACTCGATGCGGCTATCGACCGACGTGGACGAGCCGACCGATCTGGCGGAGGTTCTGCTCCACGGCGAGGGCGAAGCGGCGGCGTGGCTCGGGAAGCGGTTCGAACTCGACACCGGCGAGGGACGGGTCGGCATCGACCGCGTGGGGTGA
- a CDS encoding tubulin/FtsZ family protein, with protein sequence MKLAMIGFGQAGGKIVDKFLEYDRRTGSEIVRAAVAVNTAKADLMGLEQIPQEQRVLIGQSRVKGHGVGADNELGAEVAEEDIGEVQGAIDGIPVHEVDAFLIVAGLGGGTGSGGAPVLAKYLKRIYTEPVYGLGILPGSDEGGIYTLNAARSFQTLVNEVDNLLVFDNDAWRQTGESVQSGYDEINEEIVKRFGILFGAGEVRQGQEVAESVVDSSEIINTLSGGGVSTVGYARETVERKGKSGGLLSKLTGSDESIEDQLDSANTTNRITSLVRKAALGRLTLPCEIDGTERALLVMAGPSAYLNRKGIERGRKWLEEQTGSMEVRGGDYPINNSDFVASAILLSGVTNVPRIKELQQVAIEAQDNINEIREESEANLQNLVEDDEDELESLF encoded by the coding sequence ATGAAACTGGCCATGATCGGGTTCGGACAGGCCGGTGGGAAGATCGTCGACAAGTTCCTGGAGTACGATCGGCGGACGGGAAGCGAGATCGTCCGTGCCGCCGTCGCCGTCAACACGGCCAAAGCCGACCTGATGGGGCTGGAGCAGATCCCACAGGAACAGCGCGTGCTCATCGGCCAGTCACGCGTGAAGGGACACGGCGTCGGCGCGGACAACGAACTCGGCGCGGAAGTCGCCGAGGAGGACATCGGCGAAGTGCAAGGCGCCATCGACGGCATCCCCGTCCACGAAGTCGACGCGTTTCTCATCGTGGCCGGCCTCGGCGGCGGCACCGGGAGCGGCGGTGCACCCGTTCTCGCGAAATATCTCAAGCGCATCTACACCGAACCTGTCTACGGACTGGGCATCCTCCCCGGCAGCGACGAGGGTGGGATCTACACGCTCAACGCCGCCCGCTCGTTCCAGACGCTCGTCAACGAGGTTGACAACCTCCTCGTGTTCGACAACGACGCCTGGCGGCAGACCGGCGAATCCGTCCAGAGCGGCTACGACGAGATCAACGAGGAGATCGTCAAGCGGTTCGGCATCCTGTTCGGCGCCGGCGAGGTCCGGCAGGGGCAGGAGGTAGCCGAATCCGTCGTCGACAGCTCCGAGATCATCAACACGCTCTCCGGCGGCGGCGTCTCCACCGTCGGCTACGCCCGCGAGACGGTCGAACGCAAGGGGAAGTCGGGCGGGCTGCTCTCGAAGCTCACCGGCAGCGACGAATCGATCGAGGACCAACTCGACTCCGCGAACACCACCAACCGCATCACCAGCCTCGTCCGCAAGGCCGCTCTCGGTCGCCTCACTCTCCCCTGCGAAATCGACGGGACGGAGCGCGCCCTCCTCGTGATGGCCGGTCCCTCCGCCTACCTGAACCGGAAGGGCATCGAGCGTGGCCGCAAGTGGCTAGAGGAGCAGACCGGCAGCATGGAGGTCCGCGGCGGCGACTACCCCATCAACAACAGCGACTTCGTCGCCTCCGCCATCCTGCTGTCCGGCGTCACGAACGTCCCCCGTATCAAGGAGCTCCAGCAGGTCGCTATCGAGGCACAGGACAACATCAACGAAATCCGCGAAGAGAGCGAAGCTAATCTCCAGAATCTAGTCGAGGATGACGAGGACGAACTCGAATCGCTCTTCTAG
- a CDS encoding complex I NDUFA9 subunit family protein, whose protein sequence is MKILVTGGSGFVGGHLCRELKSRGHSVTALSRRPSEGDLPGGVEKAMGDVTAYDSLLEPMRGMDVVVNLVALSPLFKPSGGDSMHDVVHRQGTQNVVDAAEETGVEKIVQMSALGADPNGATAYIRAKGEAEEIVRSSSLRYVIFRPSVVFGDGGEFVPFTKKLAPPYLSPLPGGGKTRFQPIWIGDLVPMVADATEGDAYDGGVYELGGPEKRSLADIARLVHGSAGRPTTVVPVPMALAKVGLSVLGSIPGAPMGADQYRSLQFDNTTADNDVETFGVDEASLTTLGDYLGER, encoded by the coding sequence ATGAAGATTCTGGTAACCGGCGGCAGCGGGTTCGTCGGAGGACATCTGTGTCGCGAACTGAAATCGCGTGGACACTCGGTGACGGCGCTCTCGCGGCGGCCGAGCGAGGGTGATCTTCCCGGGGGCGTCGAGAAGGCGATGGGCGACGTGACGGCGTACGACTCGCTGCTCGAACCGATGCGGGGGATGGACGTCGTCGTCAACTTGGTCGCACTGTCGCCGCTGTTCAAACCCTCCGGCGGCGATAGCATGCACGACGTCGTCCACCGACAGGGGACCCAGAACGTCGTCGACGCCGCCGAGGAAACGGGCGTTGAGAAGATCGTCCAGATGAGCGCGTTGGGCGCCGACCCGAACGGTGCGACGGCGTACATCCGGGCGAAGGGGGAGGCCGAGGAGATCGTCAGGTCGTCGTCGCTTCGCTACGTCATCTTCCGCCCGTCCGTCGTCTTCGGCGACGGCGGCGAGTTCGTCCCGTTCACGAAGAAACTCGCACCGCCGTATCTCTCCCCGCTCCCCGGCGGCGGCAAGACCCGATTCCAGCCCATCTGGATCGGTGATCTCGTCCCGATGGTCGCCGACGCGACCGAAGGCGACGCCTACGACGGCGGGGTCTACGAACTCGGCGGGCCGGAGAAGCGCTCGCTCGCGGACATCGCGCGCCTCGTTCACGGGAGCGCGGGGCGTCCGACGACGGTCGTTCCCGTCCCGATGGCGCTCGCCAAGGTCGGCCTGTCGGTACTGGGATCGATCCCCGGCGCCCCGATGGGTGCCGATCAGTACCGGTCGCTCCAGTTCGACAATACGACCGCCGACAACGACGTGGAGACCTTCGGCGTCGACGAGGCGTCCCTGACGACGCTCGGTGACTACCTCGGCGAGCGCTGA
- the tmk gene encoding dTMP kinase, whose product MLLTLEGLDGSGKTTVWRALRDRHPGAVFTREPTDSWYGEAVARSIAADDADPLAELFLYTADHADHLSRVIRPALAEGSFVVSDRYSDSRIAYQAATLADHLDDPFAYVRDLHEPFSRPPDATLYLDVDPDTAAERSGGTNKFERVDHLRAVREHYERLVSSDPERFVRIDATQPEATVTAEALAAVERLR is encoded by the coding sequence ATGCTCCTCACGCTGGAGGGTCTCGACGGCAGCGGCAAGACGACGGTGTGGCGAGCGCTCCGTGACCGCCATCCCGGCGCGGTCTTCACGCGCGAACCCACCGACTCGTGGTACGGCGAGGCCGTCGCCCGCTCCATCGCCGCCGACGACGCCGACCCGTTGGCCGAACTCTTCCTCTACACCGCCGACCACGCCGACCATCTCTCCCGCGTGATCCGCCCGGCGCTCGCCGAGGGGTCGTTCGTCGTCTCCGATCGCTACTCCGACTCCCGGATCGCCTACCAGGCGGCGACGCTCGCCGACCACCTCGACGATCCGTTCGCGTACGTTCGCGACCTCCACGAGCCGTTCTCCCGCCCACCCGACGCGACCCTGTATCTCGACGTCGACCCCGACACCGCCGCCGAGCGAAGCGGCGGCACCAACAAGTTCGAACGCGTCGACCACCTTCGGGCCGTCCGCGAACACTACGAGCGCCTCGTCTCCAGTGACCCCGAACGGTTCGTCCGTATCGACGCCACGCAGCCCGAAGCCACCGTCACGGCGGAGGCGCTGGCCGCCGTCGAGCGACTCCGTTAA
- a CDS encoding DUF5813 family protein, which yields MTESSGRVARAFRDHDGFDGGDGRFEATTTAFDAAVTAHESDGRVDYEVSVRVPSLSAAVDGDVAQVVEDGWLETFELRVADADGVVRGDHDFEPTVDRTAGEVTVEFAYTDINERRGVEDAAAVVNYVEGTYVQGVIPGYDYVDPVAGLVDRARGTGEQ from the coding sequence ATGACCGAGTCATCCGGACGGGTCGCGCGAGCGTTCCGCGATCACGACGGGTTCGACGGCGGCGACGGGCGGTTCGAGGCGACGACGACGGCGTTCGACGCGGCGGTAACGGCGCACGAGTCGGACGGACGGGTCGACTACGAGGTCAGCGTTCGTGTCCCCTCGCTCTCTGCGGCCGTCGACGGCGACGTGGCACAGGTGGTCGAGGATGGGTGGCTGGAGACGTTCGAACTCCGCGTGGCCGACGCCGACGGCGTCGTGCGTGGTGATCACGACTTCGAGCCGACCGTCGACCGTACGGCCGGGGAGGTGACCGTCGAGTTCGCGTACACCGACATCAACGAACGACGTGGCGTCGAGGACGCAGCCGCCGTCGTCAACTACGTCGAGGGGACGTACGTCCAGGGGGTCATCCCCGGCTACGACTACGTCGATCCGGTGGCTGGGCTCGTCGACCGGGCGCGGGGGACGGGCGAGCAGTAG
- a CDS encoding aminotransferase class IV, whose protein sequence is MQYHVNGRLVEAGEATVSVEDRGFLYGDAAFETCRAYGGEVFEWDAHLTRLERTCETLGMPDAVPDDLHDRIDATLSANDLGDAYVRASVTRGVQPGKLTPADDVEPSVVIIVKPLPRGGVDGEDVWDGPADVRTVERRRVPEAAIPADAKTHNYLDGILARLELRGTGAEECLVRDVDGAVAEGATSNVFFVADGTLKTPSLAGAILPGVTRAVALELAAERGVPVETGTYDVDAVRAADEAFLTNTTWEVRPVATVDGVAVGGGPVTSALVAAFDRRVEACYGDADRS, encoded by the coding sequence ATGCAGTACCACGTGAACGGGCGGCTGGTCGAGGCGGGCGAGGCCACGGTGAGCGTCGAGGACCGCGGCTTCCTCTACGGCGACGCCGCGTTCGAGACGTGTCGGGCCTACGGCGGCGAGGTGTTCGAGTGGGACGCCCACCTGACGCGGTTGGAGCGGACCTGCGAGACGCTGGGGATGCCCGACGCCGTCCCCGACGACCTACACGACCGGATCGACGCGACGCTGTCGGCGAACGACCTCGGGGACGCGTACGTCCGTGCCTCGGTCACGCGTGGCGTTCAGCCGGGGAAGCTGACGCCCGCGGACGACGTGGAGCCGTCGGTGGTGATCATCGTCAAGCCGCTCCCCCGCGGTGGCGTCGACGGCGAGGACGTGTGGGACGGTCCCGCCGACGTGCGGACGGTCGAGCGGCGCCGGGTTCCGGAGGCGGCGATACCCGCCGACGCCAAGACACATAACTATCTCGACGGGATTCTCGCTCGCCTGGAACTCCGCGGGACGGGTGCGGAGGAGTGTCTCGTCCGCGACGTGGACGGCGCCGTCGCGGAGGGGGCGACGAGCAACGTCTTCTTCGTCGCCGACGGGACGCTCAAGACACCCTCGCTCGCGGGGGCGATCCTGCCGGGCGTGACGCGGGCCGTCGCCCTCGAACTGGCCGCGGAGCGCGGAGTTCCGGTCGAGACGGGGACTTACGACGTGGACGCGGTTCGGGCGGCGGACGAGGCGTTCCTGACGAACACGACCTGGGAGGTGCGGCCGGTGGCGACCGTCGACGGCGTCGCCGTCGGCGGCGGGCCGGTCACGAGCGCCCTCGTGGCGGCCTTCGACCGCCGGGTCGAGGCGTGCTACGGGGACGCCGACCGATCGTAG
- a CDS encoding anthranilate synthase component II: MTTVLVVDNYDSFAYNLVQYVGEAAEEVLVRRNDAVDVAGIRELDPDGIVVSPGPGTPREAGVSMPVFADLDYPTLGVCLGHQALCAVHGATVGHAPDVVHGKRSTITHDGHGVFDGLPERFDVGRYHSLAVGRDDVPDALVETAHTDDGNGVVMGVRHREKPHVGVQFHPESILTDDGKGLVRNFLDRCSTT; this comes from the coding sequence GTGACGACGGTGCTGGTCGTCGACAACTACGACTCCTTCGCGTACAACCTCGTCCAGTACGTCGGCGAGGCGGCCGAAGAGGTGCTCGTGCGCCGAAACGACGCGGTGGACGTGGCGGGGATTCGGGAGTTGGATCCGGACGGCATCGTCGTCTCGCCGGGGCCGGGCACGCCGCGGGAGGCTGGCGTGTCGATGCCCGTCTTCGCCGACCTCGACTATCCGACCCTCGGGGTCTGTCTCGGCCATCAGGCGCTGTGTGCGGTCCACGGCGCGACGGTGGGACACGCCCCGGACGTGGTCCACGGCAAGCGGTCGACGATCACCCACGACGGCCACGGCGTCTTCGACGGACTGCCCGAGCGCTTCGACGTGGGGCGGTATCACTCGCTGGCGGTCGGCCGCGACGACGTGCCCGACGCGCTGGTGGAGACGGCACACACCGACGACGGCAACGGCGTCGTGATGGGCGTTCGCCATCGCGAGAAACCGCACGTCGGTGTCCAGTTTCACCCCGAGAGCATCCTGACCGACGACGGGAAAGGGCTCGTCCGCAACTTCCTCGACCGATGCAGTACCACGTGA
- the pabB gene encoding aminodeoxychorismate synthase, component I: MSDDATVETSLGAFRDAATARGTRVPVVVRLDAEPFEAYRRARGDEPSVFFETSGGQSGWGYFGVSPDAVHAVTDEGVLDAITDLVASESLARGGCEVPYPGGFFGWLSYDTVREIEDLPSSAVDDRGLPRLQLARYTCLAAWQAGESTLRIVATPRVDDDPEAAYERGVERALELAAAATTGDPSVGDPPTTGPVSFTSSCDRSAYADRVRRVQAYIRDGDTFQANISHRLTAPAAVHPVEAFAALREVNPAPYSGLIEFPGVDLVSASPELLLERNGDGLRTEPIAGTRPRGDTDAEDRRLEADLRSDGKERAEHAMLVDLERNDLGKVSEYGSVTVDEYRRVDRYSEVFHLVSEVTGRLAEGYDLGDAIGATFPGGTITGAPKPRTMEIIDEVEQRLRGPYTGSMAAIGFDGRATLNIIIRTLVRHGDEYHLRVGGGVVHDSVPDREYDETLAKARALVTAVDAALGDEMEMEVTGQ; encoded by the coding sequence GTGAGCGACGACGCGACGGTCGAGACGTCGCTCGGCGCGTTCCGTGACGCAGCGACGGCGCGCGGAACGCGCGTGCCGGTCGTCGTTCGGCTGGACGCGGAGCCGTTCGAGGCCTACCGCCGCGCACGGGGCGACGAGCCGTCCGTCTTCTTCGAAACCTCGGGCGGCCAGTCCGGCTGGGGGTATTTCGGGGTCAGCCCCGACGCGGTTCACGCGGTTACCGACGAGGGTGTCCTCGACGCCATCACCGACCTCGTCGCGAGCGAGTCGCTCGCGCGCGGCGGCTGCGAGGTGCCGTATCCCGGCGGGTTCTTCGGGTGGCTCTCGTACGACACGGTTCGCGAAATCGAGGACCTGCCGTCGTCGGCCGTCGACGACCGAGGGCTCCCGCGGCTCCAGCTCGCGCGCTACACCTGTCTCGCGGCGTGGCAGGCGGGCGAATCGACGCTTCGGATCGTCGCGACGCCGCGCGTCGACGACGACCCCGAGGCGGCCTACGAACGCGGCGTCGAACGCGCCCTCGAACTGGCCGCGGCGGCGACGACGGGCGATCCGTCGGTCGGTGATCCACCAACGACGGGGCCCGTGAGCTTCACCAGCTCCTGTGATCGGTCGGCGTACGCCGACCGGGTGCGCCGGGTACAGGCGTACATTCGCGACGGCGACACCTTCCAGGCGAACATCTCCCACCGGCTGACGGCGCCGGCGGCGGTCCACCCGGTCGAGGCGTTCGCCGCGCTCCGTGAGGTGAACCCGGCGCCGTACTCGGGGCTGATCGAGTTCCCGGGCGTCGACCTGGTGAGCGCGAGTCCCGAACTCCTCCTGGAACGGAACGGCGACGGCCTGCGGACGGAACCCATCGCGGGCACCCGGCCACGCGGGGACACCGACGCGGAGGACCGGCGACTGGAGGCGGACCTGCGAAGCGACGGGAAAGAGCGGGCGGAACACGCGATGCTCGTCGACCTCGAACGCAACGACTTGGGGAAAGTGAGCGAGTACGGCTCGGTTACCGTCGACGAGTACCGTCGCGTGGACCGCTACTCGGAGGTGTTCCACCTCGTCTCGGAGGTGACGGGGCGGCTGGCCGAGGGGTACGACCTCGGTGACGCCATCGGGGCGACGTTCCCCGGCGGCACCATCACGGGGGCACCGAAACCACGGACGATGGAGATCATCGACGAGGTGGAGCAGCGCCTACGCGGACCGTACACGGGAAGTATGGCGGCCATCGGCTTCGACGGCCGTGCGACGCTCAACATCATCATCCGGACGCTGGTGCGCCACGGCGACGAGTACCACCTCCGCGTCGGGGGCGGCGTCGTCCACGACTCGGTGCCGGACCGCGAGTACGACGAGACGCTCGCGAAAGCGCGGGCGCTGGTCACCGCCGTCGACGCCGCCCTCGGCGACGAGATGGAGATGGAGGTGACGGGTCAGTGA
- a CDS encoding peptidylprolyl isomerase, with translation MSNPTATLRTTHGDITVELFADRAPNTVENFVNLAEHDPAADADPAPDTATWEDPETGETRGDALYADIPFHRIIHGFMIQGGDPTGTGRGGPGYTFDDEFHPELRHDGPGVLSMANRGPNTNGSQFFITLDAQPHLDDKHAVFGEVIDGMDVVEELGSVETDPDDQPLDDARLEYVDVDR, from the coding sequence ATGAGCAATCCGACTGCGACGCTGCGGACGACACACGGCGACATCACGGTCGAACTGTTCGCGGATCGGGCGCCGAACACCGTCGAGAACTTCGTCAACCTCGCCGAGCACGACCCGGCGGCGGACGCCGACCCCGCCCCCGACACGGCGACGTGGGAGGACCCCGAGACGGGCGAGACGCGCGGCGACGCCCTGTACGCCGACATCCCCTTCCACCGTATCATCCACGGCTTCATGATCCAGGGCGGCGACCCGACCGGCACCGGCCGCGGCGGCCCGGGCTACACCTTCGACGACGAGTTCCACCCCGAACTCCGACACGACGGCCCGGGCGTCCTCTCGATGGCCAACCGTGGCCCGAATACCAACGGCTCGCAGTTCTTCATCACCCTGGACGCCCAGCCCCACCTCGACGACAAGCACGCCGTCTTCGGCGAGGTAATCGACGGGATGGACGTCGTCGAGGAACTCGGGTCGGTGGAGACGGACCCGGACGACCAGCCGCTCGACGACGCCCGGCTTGAGTACGTCGATGTGGACCGCTGA